One stretch of Amycolatopsis sp. NBC_00345 DNA includes these proteins:
- a CDS encoding NUDIX hydrolase, which yields MAAPQYVFDTKHDRYPLAVHVFLVQQGKILLMRRAGSGYADGQLGLPAGHVDLGETPTACAVREVAEELGVVLDPADLRPGGTMFRNSQEPRVDIFFTTRSWNGTPEIREPHKCTELAWADPEQLPADALEFIGPAWHDAQNGRVLREFGFTQVPA from the coding sequence ATGGCCGCCCCGCAGTACGTGTTCGACACCAAGCACGACCGCTACCCCCTCGCCGTGCACGTCTTCCTTGTCCAGCAAGGAAAAATCTTGCTCATGCGCCGGGCCGGCAGCGGCTACGCCGACGGGCAGCTCGGGCTCCCGGCAGGACACGTCGATTTGGGCGAGACCCCGACCGCGTGCGCGGTCCGCGAAGTCGCCGAAGAACTGGGCGTCGTCCTGGACCCGGCCGACCTGCGACCGGGCGGCACGATGTTCCGCAACTCCCAGGAACCGCGGGTCGACATCTTCTTCACCACCCGCTCCTGGAACGGCACCCCGGAGATCCGCGAACCGCACAAATGCACCGAACTCGCCTGGGCCGACCCGGAGCAGCTGCCCGCCGACGCGCTCGAGTTCATCGGGCCCGCGTGGCACGACGCGCAGAACGGGCGCGTGCTGCGCGAGTTCGGCTTCACCCAGGTCCCCGCGTAG
- a CDS encoding carotenoid oxygenase family protein: protein MTTKPYLTGHYTPVPDETTAVDLPVTGALPPELNGEYLRNGHNPKPGITPSHWFKGSGMLHGVRLENGRAQWYRNRWVKTPALDGAPLVREDGSIDLTASVAGTHIVEHGGRLLALQEANLPYEVTPELDTVGPFDFHGKLTSAMTAHPKHDPATGELHFFSYSPFPPHLTYYVASPEGHITRSQVVDGSGPSLMHDFAITATKAVFLDLPVVFDPEETSGIPYRWHDDYPARIGVLDRVGAPHVTWIPVSQRALLHVTNAYDTPDGKIVLEGPAYDQASWATSWKWWIGAPGYPTTPVTGAIATRWLLDPATGTATEQQLDDLVTDFPSINDDRTGLPSAISYSVAFPGSGLDEFAIVKLNTTTGERHLHRPGPDRHAGEAVFVPAAGATGEDDGYLLTIVSDLRANASQLLVLDAHDLSTTATVDLPRRVPSGIHGSWIPDTHLTS from the coding sequence ATGACGACCAAGCCCTACCTGACCGGGCACTACACCCCTGTCCCGGACGAGACCACCGCGGTCGATCTGCCAGTCACCGGCGCACTGCCGCCGGAACTGAACGGCGAATACCTCCGCAACGGCCACAACCCGAAGCCCGGCATCACCCCCAGCCACTGGTTCAAGGGTTCCGGCATGCTGCACGGCGTCCGCCTGGAGAACGGGCGCGCCCAGTGGTACCGCAACCGCTGGGTCAAAACCCCGGCTCTCGACGGTGCACCGCTCGTGCGCGAAGACGGCAGCATCGATCTCACCGCCAGCGTCGCGGGCACCCACATCGTCGAGCACGGCGGCCGGCTCCTCGCACTCCAAGAAGCCAACCTGCCCTACGAGGTCACGCCCGAACTCGACACTGTCGGCCCGTTCGACTTCCACGGCAAGCTCACCTCGGCGATGACCGCGCACCCGAAGCACGACCCGGCGACGGGCGAGTTGCACTTCTTCAGCTATTCGCCGTTCCCGCCGCACCTGACCTACTACGTCGCCTCGCCCGAGGGCCACATCACTCGCAGCCAGGTGGTCGACGGCAGCGGCCCGAGCCTGATGCACGACTTCGCCATCACCGCGACCAAAGCCGTGTTCCTCGACCTGCCAGTCGTTTTCGACCCCGAGGAGACCTCGGGCATCCCCTACCGCTGGCATGACGACTACCCGGCCCGCATCGGCGTCCTCGACCGCGTCGGTGCGCCGCACGTGACCTGGATCCCGGTCAGCCAGCGCGCCCTGCTGCACGTCACCAACGCCTACGACACGCCGGACGGCAAGATCGTGCTCGAAGGACCCGCCTACGACCAGGCGTCCTGGGCGACCTCGTGGAAGTGGTGGATCGGCGCGCCCGGCTACCCGACCACCCCGGTCACCGGGGCGATCGCGACCCGGTGGCTGCTGGACCCGGCGACCGGGACCGCGACCGAACAGCAACTCGACGACCTGGTGACGGACTTCCCCAGCATCAACGACGACCGCACCGGCCTGCCCTCCGCGATCAGCTACTCGGTCGCCTTCCCAGGATCGGGGCTCGACGAATTCGCCATCGTCAAACTGAACACGACCACCGGCGAGCGGCACCTGCACCGGCCGGGGCCCGACCGGCATGCCGGGGAAGCCGTCTTCGTCCCCGCCGCAGGCGCCACCGGCGAGGACGACGGCTACCTGCTGACGATCGTCAGCGACCTGCGCGCCAACGCGTCCCAGCTACTCGTCCTCGACGCACACGACCTGAGCACCACCGCCACGGTCGACCTGCCCCGGCGCGTGCCCAGTGGAATCCACGGCTCATGGATCCCGGACACGCACCTCACCTCGTGA
- a CDS encoding ATP-binding protein — protein sequence MTSTNPALAAALEAVAAGEPRRYVITGGPSSGKDDLVEAVHAAGIPCMEEEPGREIYRKHRERLGRHLLREDRRAYSLEVLEAFITEYTAHRHGIRFYNRGIPDGYGWEGFFGLKPTTELEDATARYRYDAVFVLDPLDTFEDPDDIVWAKEREIRRVHELIVQGYYDAGYEPVFVAPDAAAARLDFICANLRLPKPSRGV from the coding sequence GTGACCAGCACCAATCCAGCCCTGGCCGCCGCGTTGGAGGCCGTCGCGGCCGGTGAGCCCCGCCGCTACGTCATCACCGGTGGTCCCTCGTCCGGCAAGGACGACCTGGTCGAGGCGGTGCATGCCGCCGGAATCCCGTGCATGGAAGAGGAACCGGGTCGCGAGATCTACCGCAAGCACCGCGAGCGCCTGGGCCGGCACCTGCTGCGCGAGGACCGGCGCGCGTATTCGCTGGAAGTCCTGGAGGCGTTCATCACCGAGTACACCGCCCACCGGCACGGAATCCGGTTCTACAACCGGGGCATCCCCGACGGCTACGGCTGGGAGGGTTTCTTCGGCCTGAAGCCGACCACCGAACTGGAGGACGCCACCGCGCGGTACCGCTACGACGCGGTTTTCGTGCTCGATCCGCTGGACACCTTCGAGGATCCCGACGACATCGTGTGGGCCAAGGAGCGGGAGATCCGCCGGGTGCACGAGCTGATCGTGCAGGGCTACTACGACGCCGGCTACGAGCCGGTGTTCGTCGCCCCCGACGCCGCCGCGGCGCGGCTGGATTTCATCTGCGCCAACCTGCGCCTGCCCAAACCCAGCCGGGGCGTGTGA
- a CDS encoding MFS transporter: MTDQSHAIAGSLTSNHRRAGRQGLALAALAAAQFMVVLDSSIVNVALPSIRAGLGLGPAELSWVVDGYLVAFGGLLLLGGRLADVFRRRRVFVAGLAVFVAASASCALAPTGPVLIGARLAQGAGGAVMAPAALSIVMALFPDGAGRARAMGIWGGVSGAGGIAGVLLGGVLSQTLGWPWIFLINAPMGLLVAAVVLWTVRPFPAAGGTFDVGGAATVTLAMASIAYGLVSGAQAGWTAGVTLGALVLGVIALAAFVSVERRVARPLVPLRVFTRAPLVTANAIMTLLGAVSVGMFYFLPQYQQIVLGMSPLATSVAQVPIAAAITAGGLLAPRIAAVVGSRTALAGGLVSLTVGLAWLALGPGPAYAALVGPFLLIGAGIGVGLVYVTTLAVADSAPGEAGLVSGLVNTTRQMGGALGLATLVAVATGTGPVPHFAAAFATAAGLAGLALLLSWAPALRKH; the protein is encoded by the coding sequence GTGACTGATCAATCACACGCAATAGCCGGGTCGCTCACCTCGAATCACCGGCGCGCGGGCCGCCAGGGGCTCGCGCTCGCCGCGCTGGCCGCGGCCCAGTTCATGGTCGTGCTGGATTCGTCGATCGTGAACGTCGCGCTGCCGTCCATCCGCGCCGGTCTCGGCCTCGGTCCGGCCGAGCTGTCCTGGGTGGTGGACGGCTACCTCGTCGCGTTCGGCGGTTTGCTGTTGCTGGGCGGTCGGCTCGCCGACGTGTTCCGTCGCCGCCGGGTGTTCGTCGCGGGTCTCGCCGTATTCGTGGCGGCGTCGGCCTCATGTGCGCTCGCTCCGACCGGGCCGGTCCTGATCGGCGCGCGGCTGGCGCAGGGAGCCGGCGGGGCGGTCATGGCGCCGGCGGCGCTGTCCATCGTGATGGCCTTGTTTCCCGACGGCGCCGGGCGCGCCAGGGCGATGGGCATCTGGGGCGGGGTGTCCGGTGCGGGCGGCATCGCGGGTGTCCTGCTCGGTGGCGTGCTGAGCCAGACCCTGGGCTGGCCGTGGATCTTCCTGATCAACGCACCGATGGGACTGCTGGTCGCCGCGGTGGTGCTGTGGACGGTGCGCCCGTTCCCGGCCGCGGGTGGCACGTTCGACGTCGGCGGCGCGGCCACCGTCACGCTCGCCATGGCGAGCATCGCCTACGGCCTGGTCAGCGGTGCGCAGGCCGGTTGGACGGCCGGCGTCACCCTCGGCGCGCTCGTCCTCGGTGTGATCGCGTTGGCCGCTTTCGTCTCCGTCGAGCGGCGCGTCGCCCGGCCGCTGGTGCCGCTACGGGTGTTCACCCGCGCTCCGCTGGTCACGGCCAACGCGATCATGACACTGCTCGGCGCCGTCAGCGTCGGCATGTTCTACTTCCTGCCCCAGTACCAGCAGATCGTGCTGGGCATGAGCCCGTTAGCGACCAGCGTCGCCCAGGTGCCGATCGCGGCGGCGATCACCGCCGGCGGGCTGCTGGCGCCGAGGATCGCCGCGGTCGTGGGCTCCCGCACCGCGCTCGCCGGCGGCCTCGTGTCCTTGACCGTCGGGCTCGCGTGGCTGGCACTGGGGCCCGGCCCCGCCTATGCCGCGCTGGTGGGGCCGTTCCTGTTGATCGGCGCGGGAATCGGGGTCGGTCTCGTGTACGTCACCACCCTCGCGGTAGCCGACTCCGCTCCGGGCGAAGCCGGACTCGTCAGCGGCCTGGTCAACACCACGCGCCAGATGGGCGGTGCGCTCGGTCTGGCGACACTGGTCGCCGTCGCGACCGGCACCGGTCCCGTTCCGCACTTCGCCGCCGCCTTCGCCACCGCGGCCGGACTCGCCGGCCTGGCGTTGCTGCTGTCGTGGGCACCAGCCCTTCGCAAGCACTGA
- a CDS encoding TIGR02391 family protein, which yields MIKRTRPCKAANGALLMTQGCVWFIRNPAAHLAAHDSGEVDEQEAFEQLTTLSMVARMLDECLVMMPEVTPNEG from the coding sequence GTGATCAAGCGGACCAGACCGTGCAAAGCCGCCAACGGGGCGCTCTTGATGACGCAGGGGTGCGTGTGGTTCATCCGCAACCCGGCTGCGCACCTGGCGGCACATGACTCGGGGGAAGTAGACGAGCAGGAAGCATTCGAGCAGTTGACCACGCTGAGCATGGTGGCGCGCATGCTGGACGAATGCCTTGTAATGATGCCGGAGGTGACCCCAAATGAAGGTTAA
- a CDS encoding ASCH domain-containing protein, translating to MNTVSRNGKSSLLISPNSVLANALLRTIDILRPRVLAARPVRIEFVVGTQINGAPHLGTNLVQAAAFLLAKTARREFSIDTTVRFGALDNAPHDVVLDPETHHAFQQTYVHALGKDGIGELIERYYRAFFDSLSEATDTDYAVETYTDQQASPGFRAEFLRTLERLEDIRWWMAPSHGVVHVRIPCPECGWAEKRGDRTKLAHLDEDGATFTAASFDHGPYEAHIDPEDDAPYLDLATLYRNLVKERAFGRDERTLHVMMKGGDWTFGCQLVDGALGVLDTPPAHMPSRIFTPQVLAPTGAKLSKSLLRERGIDALPADVEPWMLDTTAWPGSVDDYVDALVWLVGELLTDPKHFFRSFTVKELGRLMTARPTGTVVRAHEMGIYKRYFDLIATGRKTTEIRVNDSSRRKIKAGSLIRFRCQGDQVLTRVTTVNRYAGFEEMFDHQDVAAVNPTATRAEQLANIRQIYPPEREALGVVAIGIELVDPPRPA from the coding sequence GTGAACACCGTGTCCCGCAACGGGAAGTCCTCACTGCTGATCTCGCCGAACAGCGTGCTGGCCAACGCGCTGCTGCGCACGATCGACATCCTCCGCCCGCGGGTGCTTGCCGCCCGGCCGGTGCGGATCGAGTTCGTGGTCGGTACCCAGATCAACGGCGCCCCGCACCTCGGGACGAACCTGGTGCAGGCCGCGGCGTTCCTGCTCGCCAAGACCGCGCGGCGGGAGTTCTCGATCGACACCACCGTCCGCTTCGGCGCGCTGGACAACGCCCCGCACGACGTCGTGCTGGACCCCGAGACCCACCACGCGTTCCAGCAGACCTATGTCCACGCCCTGGGCAAGGACGGCATCGGCGAGCTGATCGAGCGCTACTACCGTGCGTTCTTCGACTCGCTCTCGGAGGCCACCGACACCGACTACGCGGTCGAGACCTACACCGACCAGCAGGCCAGCCCCGGCTTCCGGGCTGAGTTCCTCCGCACCCTGGAACGGCTGGAGGACATCCGCTGGTGGATGGCCCCCAGCCACGGCGTCGTCCACGTCCGCATCCCCTGCCCGGAGTGCGGGTGGGCGGAGAAACGTGGCGACCGCACCAAGCTCGCGCACCTGGACGAGGACGGCGCCACCTTCACTGCGGCCTCCTTCGACCACGGCCCCTACGAGGCGCACATCGACCCCGAGGACGACGCTCCCTACCTGGATCTCGCGACGCTGTACCGGAACCTGGTCAAGGAGCGTGCGTTCGGCCGCGACGAGCGCACGCTGCACGTGATGATGAAGGGCGGCGACTGGACCTTCGGCTGCCAGCTCGTCGACGGCGCCCTCGGCGTCCTGGACACCCCGCCGGCGCACATGCCGAGCCGGATCTTCACCCCGCAGGTGCTCGCCCCGACCGGGGCGAAACTGTCCAAGTCGCTGCTGCGCGAACGCGGCATCGACGCGCTCCCGGCCGACGTCGAGCCGTGGATGCTCGACACCACCGCCTGGCCCGGCAGCGTCGACGACTACGTCGACGCGCTGGTCTGGCTGGTCGGCGAGCTGCTGACCGATCCGAAGCACTTCTTCCGCTCGTTCACCGTCAAGGAACTGGGCCGCCTGATGACCGCACGCCCCACCGGTACCGTCGTGCGCGCCCACGAGATGGGCATCTACAAGCGCTACTTCGACCTGATCGCCACCGGCCGCAAGACCACCGAGATCCGGGTCAACGACTCCAGCCGCCGCAAGATCAAGGCCGGATCGCTGATCCGGTTCCGCTGCCAGGGTGACCAGGTCCTCACCCGCGTCACCACGGTCAACCGGTACGCCGGCTTCGAGGAGATGTTCGACCACCAGGACGTCGCCGCGGTCAACCCGACCGCCACCCGCGCCGAGCAGCTGGCCAACATCCGCCAGATCTACCCGCCCGAACGCGAAGCCCTCGGCGTCGTCGCCATCGGCATCGAACTGGTCGACCCGCCCCGGCCCGCCTGA
- a CDS encoding peptide deformylase has product MTTGTTSTTGTGGPDAEANVFAVELERWRDVRGFSRAALAKAMGYDRSYVSKVLSGAERPSEAFAGHAEAALRAGGALHTAFRDFEAHRPAKLRPVAPPVADLAVGTGSLVVDHDDATLRYEDGVYRLTQRRHLVNRGTEPISRYLIRISVDRYPGDPERSNQLYSENPLAWDEIDLRAWHGRARANPMDWTAHHDRDAFKEVWLLFAGEHGHFPLYPGESCWIEYEYTVSEVHWGNWFQRAVRLPTRTLSVCLDFPADLSAAVWGLHTSMTAQAMPFATAIGRDDTGDRHVFSWSCEDPPLHARYRLEWDFRGRAAAPDGPPPAPSTVMASLGVVQDTDPALRHVARRFDLPAEAEDARRVVTELNSACERVAQAHTFGKGMGIAAPQIGIDRAAAIVRTPDGEAITLFNPAIIESAGDVDEQYEGCLSFFDVRGQVPRAHVIHVEHTTIDGQTKITVFERGVARLVAHEVDHLHGMLYTDRMRDGVDPIPVEQYRGTGSSWKY; this is encoded by the coding sequence ATGACGACGGGCACGACCAGCACCACCGGCACCGGCGGGCCGGATGCCGAGGCGAACGTGTTCGCCGTCGAGCTCGAACGCTGGCGCGACGTGCGCGGCTTTTCCCGCGCCGCGCTGGCCAAGGCGATGGGCTACGACCGCTCCTACGTCTCGAAGGTGCTCTCCGGCGCCGAACGGCCGTCGGAGGCGTTCGCCGGGCACGCCGAGGCCGCGCTGCGCGCCGGCGGCGCCCTGCATACCGCGTTCCGCGACTTCGAGGCCCACCGCCCCGCCAAGCTCCGCCCGGTGGCGCCGCCGGTCGCCGACCTGGCCGTGGGGACGGGCAGCCTGGTCGTCGACCACGACGACGCGACCCTGCGCTACGAGGACGGGGTCTACCGGCTCACCCAGCGCCGCCACCTGGTCAACCGGGGCACCGAGCCGATCAGCCGCTACCTGATCCGCATCTCCGTCGACCGCTACCCGGGCGATCCGGAGCGCTCGAACCAGCTCTACAGCGAGAACCCGCTCGCCTGGGATGAGATCGACCTGCGCGCCTGGCACGGCCGCGCCCGCGCGAACCCGATGGACTGGACCGCCCACCACGACCGCGACGCCTTCAAGGAAGTCTGGCTGCTCTTCGCTGGTGAGCACGGGCACTTTCCCTTGTATCCCGGCGAATCCTGCTGGATCGAGTACGAGTACACCGTGAGCGAGGTGCACTGGGGCAACTGGTTCCAGCGCGCTGTCCGGCTCCCGACCCGCACCCTGTCGGTGTGCCTGGACTTCCCCGCCGACCTGTCGGCCGCGGTGTGGGGGCTGCACACCTCGATGACCGCGCAGGCCATGCCGTTCGCCACCGCCATCGGCCGCGACGACACCGGCGACCGGCACGTCTTCTCCTGGTCCTGCGAAGACCCGCCGCTGCACGCCCGCTACCGGCTCGAATGGGACTTCCGCGGCCGTGCCGCCGCCCCGGACGGTCCGCCCCCGGCGCCGAGCACGGTGATGGCCTCGCTCGGCGTCGTGCAGGACACCGACCCGGCACTGCGCCACGTCGCCCGCCGGTTCGACCTCCCGGCCGAGGCCGAGGACGCCCGCAGGGTGGTGACCGAGCTGAACTCGGCGTGCGAGCGGGTCGCCCAGGCCCACACGTTCGGCAAGGGCATGGGCATCGCCGCCCCGCAGATCGGCATCGACCGCGCGGCCGCGATCGTGCGGACCCCGGACGGCGAAGCGATCACCCTGTTCAACCCGGCCATCATCGAGTCCGCCGGCGACGTCGACGAACAGTACGAAGGCTGCCTGTCCTTCTTCGACGTCCGCGGCCAGGTCCCGCGCGCCCACGTGATCCACGTCGAGCACACGACCATCGACGGCCAGACGAAGATCACCGTGTTCGAGCGCGGCGTCGCCCGCCTCGTCGCCCACGAGGTCGACCACTTGCACGGAATGCTCTACACCGACCGGATGCGCGACGGCGTCGACCCGATCCCGGTCGAGCAGTACCGCGGCACCGGGTCGAGCTGGAAATACTGA
- a CDS encoding histone-like nucleoid-structuring protein Lsr2, with translation MAQKVRVDLVDDIDGSDAAQTVPFALDGVTYEIDLSDGNAARLRDGLAPFIAAARRTGGRKTHSMTPNASGTKVATDREHTRAVRRARIATRFRGHARFPAEPQRWPSAASEDRNKAEAR, from the coding sequence ATAGCGCAGAAAGTCCGAGTCGACTTGGTCGACGATATCGACGGAAGTGATGCCGCGCAGACCGTTCCGTTCGCGTTGGACGGGGTCACCTACGAGATCGACCTGTCCGACGGCAACGCAGCGCGCCTGCGCGACGGACTCGCCCCCTTCATCGCGGCGGCACGTCGCACCGGGGGCCGCAAGACACACTCAATGACACCGAACGCCAGCGGCACCAAGGTCGCCACCGACCGAGAGCACACCCGCGCCGTCCGGCGAGCGAGGATCGCAACTCGGTTCCGTGGTCATGCTCGTTTCCCAGCAGAGCCGCAGCGCTGGCCGTCCGCGGCCAGCGAGGATCGCAACAAGGCCGAGGCCAGGTAA
- a CDS encoding sigma-70 family RNA polymerase sigma factor: MDADAGGLSLIAGHRGLPGWGIWARVGSSSRSMAGAGTAARVDRIVRDERGRMIFFDASNLCGLLEALEGVGAWKGEGVREADERFTVFVERHYEQLLGYAVVLTGDRGEAGDVVHDALLKLAKHIGRGSIADEAAYARTTLFRVFLRRRGRRRELLLPDAGNQTASGVDGVAVAEGRTDMLALLAQLPQRMRAVLAARFYLDLSEAETARLLGCSAGTVKSSTSRGLAKLRQLWESATPPGGPGAALPAEEMRDGSLVWEGERR; the protein is encoded by the coding sequence ATGGACGCCGACGCCGGTGGACTGAGCCTGATCGCCGGTCACCGGGGGCTGCCGGGATGGGGGATTTGGGCGCGGGTCGGCAGTTCGTCGCGGAGCATGGCGGGAGCCGGGACGGCGGCCCGGGTGGACCGGATCGTGCGCGATGAGCGCGGCAGGATGATTTTCTTCGACGCGAGCAACCTTTGCGGGCTGCTGGAGGCTCTTGAGGGAGTCGGGGCGTGGAAAGGGGAGGGTGTGCGGGAGGCGGACGAGCGGTTCACCGTGTTCGTGGAGCGGCATTACGAGCAGTTGCTGGGTTACGCGGTGGTACTGACCGGTGATCGTGGTGAGGCCGGGGACGTGGTGCACGATGCGTTGCTGAAGCTGGCCAAGCACATCGGCCGGGGCAGCATCGCCGACGAGGCGGCCTACGCGCGTACCACCTTGTTCCGGGTGTTCCTGCGCCGCCGCGGCCGTCGCCGGGAGTTGCTTCTGCCCGACGCCGGAAACCAGACGGCGTCCGGCGTGGACGGTGTGGCGGTGGCCGAGGGGCGCACGGACATGCTGGCCCTGCTGGCCCAGCTGCCGCAGCGGATGCGTGCGGTGCTCGCGGCGCGTTTCTACCTTGACCTGAGCGAGGCGGAGACAGCGCGGCTGCTCGGCTGCAGCGCGGGCACGGTGAAGTCCTCGACGTCACGAGGCCTGGCGAAGCTGCGGCAGCTGTGGGAGAGCGCCACTCCACCGGGCGGGCCGGGCGCGGCCCTGCCCGCGGAAGAGATGCGAGATGGGTCGTTGGTATGGGAGGGAGAACGACGATGA